A DNA window from Gigantopelta aegis isolate Gae_Host chromosome 4, Gae_host_genome, whole genome shotgun sequence contains the following coding sequences:
- the LOC121371827 gene encoding zinc finger MYM-type protein 3-like isoform X2 — protein MDDLSGVSLQEVETGKSAVSQLDSGFDEYTPDNVQSESSSHCDIDEAGGVDDQSESSYQPDVEQTEEASKSGMTSDIQSDSTSHHSTEIAEATDDTGDHHLEKTESKNCDEEQTENISQLDIVTDLNSTDQHGLEPASAGNTEFKDDNVGDVEPKDKDQQEPGTDADSDADEESTNKTTENAVDGAQESQEADGEETDQIQQSEDLDVNESDSIAAEDKTDSGDQLAEMPEDKTEPGDKDKESMQTEDNDGDNAEKTADVSNDSSTEKLEGEKEAATNSDEDMETEEARAETDSSEMNKQDEKSAETDSRDKDQQSSEVAMDTEDNKTSDDGERSAEMELDKGDSVKESVGADATEGNKDVIAEGTTESSGAGDKQMDRAVSKETADNKSEDSAGKESEDTCVKESKDSDVKLAEKSKASKGEDDDLVLIEDDKPEAIVVDDDDDDGDSKKDKLANGVINSGNDMGLQISSVSGRVDMPDDAADKSKETSDVKDEPKSPAITTDKKASALADKKTSGTSQKASKSQTCIVCSKVGRCKYNIVRNGDTKHLCDDICFRRFRSNPTQFLKGSTTTTPTTTTTTPAAGIKSPTTRSRTGSLPASSPRNYREEPDLPLIELAGSTSQTPTAAPAPVAAAVAAPLMPPPPPMVVNNSTSQYKTCTVCQLMNINTQKPFASWQGLDFCGEMCLNKFQSTLNTSCSYCASFIPNATRVLYSIKVGQEIRLFCANKCLQEFKKRLRLCAYCQTDLAGCPDSFSAPIGPQTFREFCSQTCLKKFEDKSNDVEIIGFESSKPKTAAKCSVCHKISTVKHNIKLNGVLNRLCSDPCLSAFQYANKLAMNTCDNCGGLCPTEETVSHFIQFEGQQKRFCKDTCVNTFRTINRKIVPCAWCGTKKPNFDMIERVDSNNKYQLFCSLNCLSLYRVNLQAKSNQSVNCDYCHKFVPAQYHLTMSDASVRNFCSYNCVMVFQSQFSANKTASQPTIHSQPTKIQLQQKPTRNSENAGINTRRRGTQNTQSSFPIISNVVSLAPQSSQKGQTVNIKSSGSVPVIVSGQSQTIRMGPKTVTAGTGTQPATTTQQIIIQPPPPKQMKNKSLLCKPFVQTKATSCRPHVQTKEVQTESDCGKPVLIPIPVPIYIPTPLAMYAAPTPQFIPIPIPIPIPIFIPTTKKSAAKILKQIKKIREKIPADPLEAELLQMAQAVAGGGEDSDSDTDHSDVEEKQETLDEESKVEEESNDIAMLESQIDRPGGEEDLVQMALRMAEEITGPVLDLESNVQLVAVSNEPPPVVHVRAPTVRDEDEDDWIPTRESRSRRGKRTSTGRGRGRQSKRQRVEAYREPTPEPSPPPVQQPPADANMHLKFTYGVNAWKHWVIHKNTLLEKVSKRGSGRLKLFKTDLLQCTADELNYSLCLFVKEVRKPNGEEYSPDSIYYLCLGIQQYLYENSRIDNIFTDVYYEKFTECLTEMLAKHEPKVNTAGQMLCRIEEEHLWECKQLGAHSPYVLLNTLIYFNTKHFMLKTIEDHMKLSFAHILKHWKKGVPPATTRTPVNQVGRSVSLRYYYGQSSNKKPKEGIPVYETSENLENPLRCPVKLYEFYLSKAPESIKNRNDLFYLLPERSCVPDSPVWYSTQSIPVETMSKMLGRILLVREIQEAHLHAQPVYV, from the exons ATGGACGACCTCAGTGGCGTTTCATTGCAG GAAGTTGAGACTGGAAAATCGGCGGTCAGCCAATTAGACAGTGGCTTTGATGAGTATACTCCAGACAACGTCCAATCAGAGAGTTCCAGCCATTGTGACATAGATGAGGCAGGAGGAGTAGATGACCAATCAGAAAGCAGCTATCAACCAGACGTAGAACAGACAGAAGAAGCCTCTAAGTCAGGGATGACCTCAGACATCCAGTCAGACAGCACCAGCCATCACAGCACTGAAATAGCTGAAGCAACAGATGACACTGGTGATCACCACTTGGAAAAGACGGAGTCCAAGAATTGTGATGAAGAACAGACTGAAAACATCAGCCAGCTGGATATAGTGACAGATTTGAACAGTACCGATCAACATGGCTTGGAACCAGCATCAGCAGGCAACACCGAGTTTAAAGATGATAATGTAGGTGATGTGGAACCCAAGGACAAGGACCAACAAGAGCCAGGAACTGATGCTGATTCTGATGCTGATGAAGAGAGTACAAACAAAACTACTGAAAACGCTGTAGATGGAGCACAAGAGAGCCAGGAGGCAGATGGCGAAGAAACTGATCAAATACAACAATCTGAAGATTTGGATGTCAATGAAAGTGATTCAATTGCCGCTGAAGATAAAACCGATTCTGGTGACCAACTTGCAGAGATGCCTGAAGATAAGACAGAACCAGGTGACAAAGACAAGGAATCTATGCAAACCGAGGACAATGATGGTGACAATGCTGAAAAAACTGCTGATGTCAGTAATGACAGTAGCACTGAAAAGTTAGAAGGTGAAAAAGAAGCAGCAACAAACTCTGATGAAGATATGGAAACAGAAGAAGCAAGAGCTGAAACTGATTCATCTGAAATGAACAAACAAGATGAGAAGTCTGCAGAAACAGATTCAAGGGACAAAGACCAACAGTCTTCAGAAGTTGCTATGGACACTGAGGACAATAAAACTTCAGATGACGGTGAAAGATCTGCAGAAATGGAGTTGGACAAAGGTGATTCTGTGAAGGAGTCTGTTGGTGCTGATGCTACTGAAGGTAATAAAGATGTAATAGCTGAAGGTACCACTGAGAGCAGTGGTGCTGGTGACAAACAGATGGATCGCGCTGTGAGCAAGGAGACCGCAGACAACAAGTCTGAAGATTCAGCTGGAAAAGAGTCGGAAGACACGTGTGTGAAGGAATCTAAGGACTCTGATGTAAAGCTTGCTGAAAAGTCTAAAGCCAGCAAAGGTGAAGATGATGACCTTGTGTTGATAGAGGATGACAAACCGGAGGCTATAGTtgttgatgatgacgacgatgatgggGACTCCAAGAAAGACAAACTCGCCAATGGTGTAATTAACTCTGGAAATGACATGGGTCTACAGATTTCCTCTGTGTCTGGACGAGTCGACATGCCCGATGATGCAGCTGACAAG AGCAAAGAAACTAGTGACGTGAAAGACGAGCCCAAGTCCCCAGCTATAACTACAG ACAAGAAGGCTTCAGCACTGGCAGATAAAAAGACATCCGGCACATCTCAAAAAGCATCCAAGTCACAAACCTGCATTGTTTGCTCAAAG GTTGGTCGATGCAAGTATAACATTGTGAGAAATGGCGATACTAAACATCTCTGTGACGACATCTGTTTCCGCCGGTTTCGTTCAAATCCCACTCAGTTCCTCAAAGGAAGCACAACAACAACtcctacaactacaactacaactccTGCTGCAGGCATCAAATCACCAACGACTCGATCACGCACGGGATCTTTGCCCGCATCATCACCGCGTAACTACCGAGAGGAGCCTGATCTTCCACTGATCGAACTAGCTGGGTCGACCAGTCAGACACCTACAGCAGCTCCTGCCCCAGTTGCAGCTGCTGTCGCCGCCCCGCTGATGCCTCCTCCTCCTCCGATGGTGGTGAACAACAGCACGTCCCAGTACAAGACATGCACAGTGTGCCAGCTGATGAACATCAACACCCAGAAACCGTTTGCCTCGTGGCAGGGTCTCGACTTCTGCGGCGAGATGTGTCTGAACAAGTTCCAGTCCACCCTCAACACGTCCTGTTCGTACTGTGCGTCATTCATACCCAACGCTACCCGCGTCCTCTACTCCATTAAAGTGGGCCAGGAGATACGCTTGTTCTGCGCCAACAAGTGTTTACAGGAGTTCAAGAAGCGGCTGCGGCTGTGTGCGTATTGTCAGACTGACTTGGCGGGATGTCCCGATTCATTTTCTGCACCAATAGGGCCTCAGACATTCCGAGAGTTTTGTAGCCAGACGTGTTTGAAGAAGTTTGAAGATAAGAGCAACGATGTTGAAATAATTGGTTTTGAGAGCAGTAAGCCAAAAACTGCTGCAAAATGTTCTGTGTGTCATAAAATATCGACTGTGAAACACAATATCAAGTTGAACGGGGTGCTGAATCGACTCTGCAGTGACCCATGTTTGTCAGCGTTCCAGTACGCCAACAAGTTGGCAATGAATACCTGCGACAACTGTGGAGGCCTCTGTCCTACGGAGGAGACCGTTTCACATTTCATCCAGTTTGAAGGGCAGCAGAAGCGTTTCTGCAAAGATACGTGCGTGAACACTTTCCGCACAATCAACCGAAAGATTGTGCCATGTGCTTGGTGTGGGACTAAGAAACCAAACTTCGACATGATAGAACGCGTTGATTCTAACAATAAGTACCAGCTGTTTTGTTCACTGAACTGTCTGTCGTTGTATCGTGTCAATCTTCAGGCCAAGTCTAACCAGTCCGTGAACTGTGACTATTGTCATAAGTTTGTCCCTGCCCAGTATCACCTGACCATGAGTGATGCCTCGGTGCGGAACTTCTGTTCCTATAACTGTGTGATGGTTTTCCAGTCACAGTTCAGTGCTAACAAGACAGCCTCCCAGCCAACCATTCATTCACAGCCAACCAAGATTCaactacaacaaaaaccaacTAGAA ACAGTGAAAATGCAGGTATAAATACAAGACGAAGAG GAACTCAGAACACCCAGAGTTCGTTTCCCATCATCTCAAATGTTGTTTCTCTCGCTCCACAAA GTTCCCAGAAAGGTCAGACGGTGAACATCAAGTCATCTGGTTCTGTTCCAGTCATTGTCAGCGGCCAGTCTCAGACAATCAGAATGGGACCAAAG ACAGTGACTGCTGGTACCGGGACTCAGCCGGCCACAACCACCCAGCAGATTATCATTCAACCCCCGCCCCCTAAACAGATGAAGAACAAATCTTTGTTGTGCAAGCCGTTTGTTCAGACTAAGGCCACATCATGTCGCCCACATGTTCAGACCAAAGAAGTTCAAACTG AATCTGACTGTGGGAAACCAGTGCTGATTCCCATACCAGTTCCAATATACATCCCCACTCCATTAGCCATGTATGCCGCTCCCACGCCACAGTTCATTCCAATTccaataccaataccaattCCAATATTTATTCCAACCACCAAAAAATCTGCAGCGAAGATTCTGAAACAGATCAAG AAAATCCGTGAGAAGATCCCAGCAGACCCCTTGGAGGCAGAGTTATTGCAGATGGCGCAGGCTGTGGCTGGCGGCGGGGAGGATTCCGACAGTGACACTGACCACAGTGACGTGGAGGAGAAACAAGAAACTCTGGACG AAGAGAGTAAGGTTGAGGAAGAGTCTAACGACATCGCCATGCTGGAGAGTCAGATTGATCGGCCGGGAGGTGAAGAGGATCTTGTACAGATGGCGCTGCGAATGGCCGAGGAAATCACTGGACCGGTCCTCGACCTCGAGAGTAATGTTCAGCTAGTGGCCGTCAGCAATG AACCTCCACCAGTGGTTCATGTTCGTGCGCCCACTGTGCGTGACGAAGACGAAGATGACTGGATTCCCACGCGGGAGAGTCGAAGTCGGCGAGGCAAGCGTACATCGACTGGTCGCGGTCGTGGACGTCAGTCGAAGAGACAGCGAGTTGAGGCGTACCGCGAACCAACGCCAGAACCGTCGCCCCCACCGGTACAACAGCCACCCGCCGACGCCAACATGCACCTGAAATTCACATACGGTGTGAATGCGTGGAAACACTGGGTGATCCACAAAAACACGCTGCTTGAGAAGGTGTCGAAACGCGGCTCGGGCAGGCTGAAGCTGTTTAAGACGGATCTCTTACAGTGCACGGCCGATGAGCTGAAttactctctctgtctgtttgtcaaGGAAGTGAGGAAACCCAATGGGGAGGAGTATTCACCAGACAGTATCTACTATCTCTGCTTAG GAATCCAGCAGTATCTGTACGAGAACAGCCGGATTGACAACATCTTCACGGATGTGTATTACGAGAAGTTCACTGAGTGTCTCACCGAGATGCTGGCCAAACATGAACCCAAAGTTAATACAGCAG GTCAGATGCTGTGTCGTATTGAGGAGGAGCACCTGTGGGAGTGTAAGCAGCTGGGAGCGCACTCCCCGTACGTGTTGCTCAACACGCTGATCTACTTCAACACCAAACACTTCATGCTGAAGACCATCGAGGACCACATGAAGCTCTCCTTCGCCCACATCCTCAAACACTGGAAGAAAGGCGTTCCCCCTGCAACCACACGCACCCCTGTCAACCAGGTGGGGCGGAGCGTGTCACTCAGATACTATT ATGGGCAGTCGAGCAACAAGAAGCCTAAAGAAGGAATTCCAGTCTACGAGACTTCAGAAAATCTTGAAAACCCTCTGAGATGTCCAGTGAAACTCTACGAATTCTACCTGTCAAAGGC gCCCGAGAGTATCAAGAACCGTAACGATCTGTTCTACCTGCTGCCCGAGCGCAGCTGTGTGCCCGACAGCCCGGTGTGGTACTCCACACAGTCCATCCCCGTGGAAACCATGTCCAAGATGCTCGGTAGAATCCTCCTCGTCCGCGAGATCCAGGAAGCCCATCTACACGCTCAGCCTGTTTACGTGTAA
- the LOC121371827 gene encoding zinc finger MYM-type protein 3-like isoform X1 codes for MDDLSGVSLQEVETGKSAVSQLDSGFDEYTPDNVQSESSSHCDIDEAGGVDDQSESSYQPDVEQTEEASKSGMTSDIQSDSTSHHSTEIAEATDDTGDHHLEKTESKNCDEEQTENISQLDIVTDLNSTDQHGLEPASAGNTEFKDDNVGDVEPKDKDQQEPGTDADSDADEESTNKTTENAVDGAQESQEADGEETDQIQQSEDLDVNESDSIAAEDKTDSGDQLAEMPEDKTEPGDKDKESMQTEDNDGDNAEKTADVSNDSSTEKLEGEKEAATNSDEDMETEEARAETDSSEMNKQDEKSAETDSRDKDQQSSEVAMDTEDNKTSDDGERSAEMELDKGDSVKESVGADATEGNKDVIAEGTTESSGAGDKQMDRAVSKETADNKSEDSAGKESEDTCVKESKDSDVKLAEKSKASKGEDDDLVLIEDDKPEAIVVDDDDDDGDSKKDKLANGVINSGNDMGLQISSVSGRVDMPDDAADKSKETSDVKDEPKSPAITTDKKASALADKKTSGTSQKASKSQTCIVCSKVGRCKYNIVRNGDTKHLCDDICFRRFRSNPTQFLKGSTTTTPTTTTTTPAAGIKSPTTRSRTGSLPASSPRNYREEPDLPLIELAGSTSQTPTAAPAPVAAAVAAPLMPPPPPMVVNNSTSQYKTCTVCQLMNINTQKPFASWQGLDFCGEMCLNKFQSTLNTSCSYCASFIPNATRVLYSIKVGQEIRLFCANKCLQEFKKRLRLCAYCQTDLAGCPDSFSAPIGPQTFREFCSQTCLKKFEDKSNDVEIIGFESSKPKTAAKCSVCHKISTVKHNIKLNGVLNRLCSDPCLSAFQYANKLAMNTCDNCGGLCPTEETVSHFIQFEGQQKRFCKDTCVNTFRTINRKIVPCAWCGTKKPNFDMIERVDSNNKYQLFCSLNCLSLYRVNLQAKSNQSVNCDYCHKFVPAQYHLTMSDASVRNFCSYNCVMVFQSQFSANKTASQPTIHSQPTKIQLQQKPTRNSENAGINTRRRGTQNTQSSFPIISNVVSLAPQSSQKGQTVNIKSSGSVPVIVSGQSQTIRMGPKTVTAGTGTQPATTTQQIIIQPPPPKQMKNKSLLCKPFVQTKATSCRPHVQTKEVQTESDCGKPVLIPIPVPIYIPTPLAMYAAPTPQFIPIPIPIPIPIFIPTTKKSAAKILKQIKKIREKIPADPLEAELLQMAQAVAGGGEDSDSDTDHSDVEEKQETLDEESKVEEESNDIAMLESQIDRPGGEEDLVQMALRMAEEITGPVLDLESNVQLVAVSNEPPPVVHVRAPTVRDEDEDDWIPTRESRSRRGKRTSTGRGRGRQSKRQRVEAYREPTPEPSPPPVQQPPADANMHLKFTYGVNAWKHWVIHKNTLLEKVSKRGSGRLKLFKTDLLQCTADELNYSLCLFVKEVRKPNGEEYSPDSIYYLCLGIQQYLYENSRIDNIFTDVYYEKFTECLTEMLAKHEPKVNTAGQMLCRIEEEHLWECKQLGAHSPYVLLNTLIYFNTKHFMLKTIEDHMKLSFAHILKHWKKGVPPATTRTPVNQVGRSVSLRYYYGQSSNKKPKEGIPVYETSENLENPLRCPVKLYEFYLSKAVNIGAKGADIFATSQGRSRPESIKNRNDLFYLLPERSCVPDSPVWYSTQSIPVETMSKMLGRILLVREIQEAHLHAQPVYV; via the exons ATGGACGACCTCAGTGGCGTTTCATTGCAG GAAGTTGAGACTGGAAAATCGGCGGTCAGCCAATTAGACAGTGGCTTTGATGAGTATACTCCAGACAACGTCCAATCAGAGAGTTCCAGCCATTGTGACATAGATGAGGCAGGAGGAGTAGATGACCAATCAGAAAGCAGCTATCAACCAGACGTAGAACAGACAGAAGAAGCCTCTAAGTCAGGGATGACCTCAGACATCCAGTCAGACAGCACCAGCCATCACAGCACTGAAATAGCTGAAGCAACAGATGACACTGGTGATCACCACTTGGAAAAGACGGAGTCCAAGAATTGTGATGAAGAACAGACTGAAAACATCAGCCAGCTGGATATAGTGACAGATTTGAACAGTACCGATCAACATGGCTTGGAACCAGCATCAGCAGGCAACACCGAGTTTAAAGATGATAATGTAGGTGATGTGGAACCCAAGGACAAGGACCAACAAGAGCCAGGAACTGATGCTGATTCTGATGCTGATGAAGAGAGTACAAACAAAACTACTGAAAACGCTGTAGATGGAGCACAAGAGAGCCAGGAGGCAGATGGCGAAGAAACTGATCAAATACAACAATCTGAAGATTTGGATGTCAATGAAAGTGATTCAATTGCCGCTGAAGATAAAACCGATTCTGGTGACCAACTTGCAGAGATGCCTGAAGATAAGACAGAACCAGGTGACAAAGACAAGGAATCTATGCAAACCGAGGACAATGATGGTGACAATGCTGAAAAAACTGCTGATGTCAGTAATGACAGTAGCACTGAAAAGTTAGAAGGTGAAAAAGAAGCAGCAACAAACTCTGATGAAGATATGGAAACAGAAGAAGCAAGAGCTGAAACTGATTCATCTGAAATGAACAAACAAGATGAGAAGTCTGCAGAAACAGATTCAAGGGACAAAGACCAACAGTCTTCAGAAGTTGCTATGGACACTGAGGACAATAAAACTTCAGATGACGGTGAAAGATCTGCAGAAATGGAGTTGGACAAAGGTGATTCTGTGAAGGAGTCTGTTGGTGCTGATGCTACTGAAGGTAATAAAGATGTAATAGCTGAAGGTACCACTGAGAGCAGTGGTGCTGGTGACAAACAGATGGATCGCGCTGTGAGCAAGGAGACCGCAGACAACAAGTCTGAAGATTCAGCTGGAAAAGAGTCGGAAGACACGTGTGTGAAGGAATCTAAGGACTCTGATGTAAAGCTTGCTGAAAAGTCTAAAGCCAGCAAAGGTGAAGATGATGACCTTGTGTTGATAGAGGATGACAAACCGGAGGCTATAGTtgttgatgatgacgacgatgatgggGACTCCAAGAAAGACAAACTCGCCAATGGTGTAATTAACTCTGGAAATGACATGGGTCTACAGATTTCCTCTGTGTCTGGACGAGTCGACATGCCCGATGATGCAGCTGACAAG AGCAAAGAAACTAGTGACGTGAAAGACGAGCCCAAGTCCCCAGCTATAACTACAG ACAAGAAGGCTTCAGCACTGGCAGATAAAAAGACATCCGGCACATCTCAAAAAGCATCCAAGTCACAAACCTGCATTGTTTGCTCAAAG GTTGGTCGATGCAAGTATAACATTGTGAGAAATGGCGATACTAAACATCTCTGTGACGACATCTGTTTCCGCCGGTTTCGTTCAAATCCCACTCAGTTCCTCAAAGGAAGCACAACAACAACtcctacaactacaactacaactccTGCTGCAGGCATCAAATCACCAACGACTCGATCACGCACGGGATCTTTGCCCGCATCATCACCGCGTAACTACCGAGAGGAGCCTGATCTTCCACTGATCGAACTAGCTGGGTCGACCAGTCAGACACCTACAGCAGCTCCTGCCCCAGTTGCAGCTGCTGTCGCCGCCCCGCTGATGCCTCCTCCTCCTCCGATGGTGGTGAACAACAGCACGTCCCAGTACAAGACATGCACAGTGTGCCAGCTGATGAACATCAACACCCAGAAACCGTTTGCCTCGTGGCAGGGTCTCGACTTCTGCGGCGAGATGTGTCTGAACAAGTTCCAGTCCACCCTCAACACGTCCTGTTCGTACTGTGCGTCATTCATACCCAACGCTACCCGCGTCCTCTACTCCATTAAAGTGGGCCAGGAGATACGCTTGTTCTGCGCCAACAAGTGTTTACAGGAGTTCAAGAAGCGGCTGCGGCTGTGTGCGTATTGTCAGACTGACTTGGCGGGATGTCCCGATTCATTTTCTGCACCAATAGGGCCTCAGACATTCCGAGAGTTTTGTAGCCAGACGTGTTTGAAGAAGTTTGAAGATAAGAGCAACGATGTTGAAATAATTGGTTTTGAGAGCAGTAAGCCAAAAACTGCTGCAAAATGTTCTGTGTGTCATAAAATATCGACTGTGAAACACAATATCAAGTTGAACGGGGTGCTGAATCGACTCTGCAGTGACCCATGTTTGTCAGCGTTCCAGTACGCCAACAAGTTGGCAATGAATACCTGCGACAACTGTGGAGGCCTCTGTCCTACGGAGGAGACCGTTTCACATTTCATCCAGTTTGAAGGGCAGCAGAAGCGTTTCTGCAAAGATACGTGCGTGAACACTTTCCGCACAATCAACCGAAAGATTGTGCCATGTGCTTGGTGTGGGACTAAGAAACCAAACTTCGACATGATAGAACGCGTTGATTCTAACAATAAGTACCAGCTGTTTTGTTCACTGAACTGTCTGTCGTTGTATCGTGTCAATCTTCAGGCCAAGTCTAACCAGTCCGTGAACTGTGACTATTGTCATAAGTTTGTCCCTGCCCAGTATCACCTGACCATGAGTGATGCCTCGGTGCGGAACTTCTGTTCCTATAACTGTGTGATGGTTTTCCAGTCACAGTTCAGTGCTAACAAGACAGCCTCCCAGCCAACCATTCATTCACAGCCAACCAAGATTCaactacaacaaaaaccaacTAGAA ACAGTGAAAATGCAGGTATAAATACAAGACGAAGAG GAACTCAGAACACCCAGAGTTCGTTTCCCATCATCTCAAATGTTGTTTCTCTCGCTCCACAAA GTTCCCAGAAAGGTCAGACGGTGAACATCAAGTCATCTGGTTCTGTTCCAGTCATTGTCAGCGGCCAGTCTCAGACAATCAGAATGGGACCAAAG ACAGTGACTGCTGGTACCGGGACTCAGCCGGCCACAACCACCCAGCAGATTATCATTCAACCCCCGCCCCCTAAACAGATGAAGAACAAATCTTTGTTGTGCAAGCCGTTTGTTCAGACTAAGGCCACATCATGTCGCCCACATGTTCAGACCAAAGAAGTTCAAACTG AATCTGACTGTGGGAAACCAGTGCTGATTCCCATACCAGTTCCAATATACATCCCCACTCCATTAGCCATGTATGCCGCTCCCACGCCACAGTTCATTCCAATTccaataccaataccaattCCAATATTTATTCCAACCACCAAAAAATCTGCAGCGAAGATTCTGAAACAGATCAAG AAAATCCGTGAGAAGATCCCAGCAGACCCCTTGGAGGCAGAGTTATTGCAGATGGCGCAGGCTGTGGCTGGCGGCGGGGAGGATTCCGACAGTGACACTGACCACAGTGACGTGGAGGAGAAACAAGAAACTCTGGACG AAGAGAGTAAGGTTGAGGAAGAGTCTAACGACATCGCCATGCTGGAGAGTCAGATTGATCGGCCGGGAGGTGAAGAGGATCTTGTACAGATGGCGCTGCGAATGGCCGAGGAAATCACTGGACCGGTCCTCGACCTCGAGAGTAATGTTCAGCTAGTGGCCGTCAGCAATG AACCTCCACCAGTGGTTCATGTTCGTGCGCCCACTGTGCGTGACGAAGACGAAGATGACTGGATTCCCACGCGGGAGAGTCGAAGTCGGCGAGGCAAGCGTACATCGACTGGTCGCGGTCGTGGACGTCAGTCGAAGAGACAGCGAGTTGAGGCGTACCGCGAACCAACGCCAGAACCGTCGCCCCCACCGGTACAACAGCCACCCGCCGACGCCAACATGCACCTGAAATTCACATACGGTGTGAATGCGTGGAAACACTGGGTGATCCACAAAAACACGCTGCTTGAGAAGGTGTCGAAACGCGGCTCGGGCAGGCTGAAGCTGTTTAAGACGGATCTCTTACAGTGCACGGCCGATGAGCTGAAttactctctctgtctgtttgtcaaGGAAGTGAGGAAACCCAATGGGGAGGAGTATTCACCAGACAGTATCTACTATCTCTGCTTAG GAATCCAGCAGTATCTGTACGAGAACAGCCGGATTGACAACATCTTCACGGATGTGTATTACGAGAAGTTCACTGAGTGTCTCACCGAGATGCTGGCCAAACATGAACCCAAAGTTAATACAGCAG GTCAGATGCTGTGTCGTATTGAGGAGGAGCACCTGTGGGAGTGTAAGCAGCTGGGAGCGCACTCCCCGTACGTGTTGCTCAACACGCTGATCTACTTCAACACCAAACACTTCATGCTGAAGACCATCGAGGACCACATGAAGCTCTCCTTCGCCCACATCCTCAAACACTGGAAGAAAGGCGTTCCCCCTGCAACCACACGCACCCCTGTCAACCAGGTGGGGCGGAGCGTGTCACTCAGATACTATT ATGGGCAGTCGAGCAACAAGAAGCCTAAAGAAGGAATTCCAGTCTACGAGACTTCAGAAAATCTTGAAAACCCTCTGAGATGTCCAGTGAAACTCTACGAATTCTACCTGTCAAAGGC GGTGAACATCGGTGCAAAAGGAGCAGATATTTTTGCCACAAGTCAAGGCCGATCAAG gCCCGAGAGTATCAAGAACCGTAACGATCTGTTCTACCTGCTGCCCGAGCGCAGCTGTGTGCCCGACAGCCCGGTGTGGTACTCCACACAGTCCATCCCCGTGGAAACCATGTCCAAGATGCTCGGTAGAATCCTCCTCGTCCGCGAGATCCAGGAAGCCCATCTACACGCTCAGCCTGTTTACGTGTAA